CACTTTTCATTTATTTTGGGTTAAGGACCACCATACAGTCTTCCTTGGCCAAATTTACTGCAAGTTctaaatttcattttcttttcgaCTATTTCCTCTTCTTGATGAAAAACCAACACCAAGGAAACCTAACAGCATCACCTCCTCTTCCCTATCTCTCTACAGTTTCCTCCCTTTTAGGCATAGTGCAATGGAATTTGACAACAGTTATACATTACCCACACAAACTAAGCAAACTGAAAATAGTATAATGTTTGCATATAACAATTAGGTATTAATAgatattttaaaaattattacacATACAGTGCAACCAGATTTAGTTGCAACATCCTAGTGTTCCGTTAAGAGGCCAACTTCAAGAAGAGAAGCTGTGGTCATTAAGCTTTAAAATGGGTGCTATGCTTTTAGGGACTTAGGTCATTTAGGGTCTCTCCTGCCTCTACAAACAACCAGAACTTAGATGCTGCTTTGCCTTCACATGTGAGTGGGTGTTCTTTTTTTGGATAGATACATCTGAATGGTAACAGTAGCAGCAACAGGCAAGTACATCGTCAGCACATGGCCCATATCAGCACATTAAGTTGTAAACATAAAAATGCACAAACACTATTAATGCATCCTAAAAGTACAAGGAAAGAGGAAGGTCTAGCTAATAAGGATCGTTACGACAGCTTTACATGGTTTCTACTTCCTCCGTCCCAGATATATATAGGTAAAGTCTCTTAGATAAAGAAATTAATTTGTTTTCATAATATCCGTACTTTTTCCTGCTTTACCATTTTTTTCATATTCCCAATACTAGAAACATTAACTTAATTGTGATGATACACATGCTCTTTAAATAAGGATGTGGAAAAACCCATATTGGGATTAGATTTACTATCTAGTGGGACAAGAGAATTCCGCTTTCATATGTGGGACGAAGGCAGTAACTGATTAGTTTCCTATGATCATACACTCGATCAAGCAGGTACTTCTGAGGCTTTCAAGAGACAAACAAGTGCTTCAAGAAGATAGCTTACCTTTTACCTTCCATGCAGAAGGAAAGTGCACCTAGAGACAGTGCGCTTAGAGCCTCAGTCGCATAAGCAGACAAACTATCCTCGCCATCTATAGATCTCAATAAATTTCTGCAGCAATATAGCAGAGGTGGGTGTCTCTTCCAATCAAAGCCGTACAGGCTGCTGCCATTTTCATCCGGTTCATGCCCTCTCTCAGGCTCATCTTGCTCAAAACTAGAATGATCAGCAACGGATGCAAAAGCATTTTTACCCTCAACACAAGCAGCTAACCCTTTAAAGACGACTAGACACCCAAGCAATTCCTTTCCAACTGGAAGGACCTAGAGACGGAAGGAAGTACAATCACcattaagaaagaaaagaatacaTACAAGGGAGGTGGCACAAGAAAAAACATTCATAACAAAAACCTAACATTCAATAACGCCTCAGAACAATGGGAAATAACCAAGATTGTCAACTTGTATTGATATGACTAGTTAGTATCAAAATGCACATCCTTATAATCAGCATGTGATCAAGGTATTACCTGGCATAACTTGAGTACATCATTCAATATTAACGAGCAATCTTCAGTACTCAATTTTTCAAATCTGCAAGTATAAAAGCTGATCAATGTTCAACAAAAATGCTACCTAAAAGAACAGGGACTCAAACAACTATCACAATTTACTAACTTGTCATATTTGGCAGAGTGTTGCATAGAAACTtgagaagcaaaaatcagtgtgAACGCCTTGAATACAGGAAGGCACCAACCGAGAAGAGTAAAACCAAGCTCAGCAGAAATTCTGGTGTCCTTGAACATCTTCCCTTCACAAATAGATGCATTGACACACCTCTTAAGTGCTTTCAATAGTAAGCCAACGAGACCCTCTTTTAGTAATAACGCCTGGGGAAGAAGGAACTGATAGTGAGGAaataaaactatatattgatgtcATAAATGTAATGGATTAAGATAAACAACAACCTTAGTACGTGGATGCTCCAGTAGGCTAGCAATAAAATCAAGAAGTCTATACACCTGGAAGATGTAAAATAGTCGAATAGTAAATATTAAGTATCCAAGACTGcataaagaaacaacacagaagTATAAAAAACATCTTGTACACAAATGGTCAGTATCAAGCATCCGAGACTATATAAAGATAAGAAATCAAAAACAGCTTCAAAGTATTACCTTGAAAACATCTGTGTCAGAGAGAGGAGTAGATTCAGATACATGATCTTCTATCCATAAAATGATTGGTCGAAGCAGAAAAACAGCACTTTCAGCCTTTTGGCATGCAATTCGAACTATGAAAACACGCAGCATGTCTTGTATGACAACCAATGCCTGTTGAAAGAGAAGGATATTATACATGTGATGGACATAAAAATAAGCATAAGATAAAATCTGATGATTTGACCTCCAAGGCAGAGAAGAGAAACAACAGTATAGGAAGCTTACGGTAGAAGCAAAATGTAAAATAATCTGTGCGATTTTTTCCAGCAGTGGAGTCAAACGACCGAGCAGCGTTGCAACATGTCCAGGCTGTAAGTACCAGTCAACTTGCTTCTCCTTTTGACGGCCTAATATTGTTCCAATAGACAAAGTTCTAAGTGCACTCAGTGAGGGCATCCCATCCCTCCACAGCCAGATACCTTCCTCGGGGAATAGATCACCCTTTTAAAAGAGCAAAAAAGAGCAGAAGCAGAACTTAAATTGGAGACGTGAGATCTTAATATGTTATGCTAAAAGCTCGGAAACATGTGGTTCCTGACTACAGAAATCTGGTGCAGAAAACATACCAATAGACATAGTAAACTGCAGGCTTCCTTTGGACCCAAGGCTAGAAGTGAAGCTGCTTGAACACTGTCAAGTAAGCAATGAAATAGACCAGGAGTCCAACCAAATACTGGCCAACATGCTAGGGCCGAGACAAGAAGATGGGAAACCACCCCTAGACCAAGAGCTGAACCAGGATACGGGGAGGAAAGATCTGCCGCGCATGCAGCTAATTTTGGACTGCGCCAAAAAATTTCAaacaattaaattaaaaaaatcgCACACGGAAAAATAAGATATTACCAGTGCAAGTGCTAATAAGAGCTAACTCCCAATCACCTGACTTCCCTATGCAAACGCAAAAGCGCATTCATTAGCTTTGTATTCCGGTGCTGCTCTTTAACATCCTACAGAAGAGGATTGAATAACATACGAACTCAGTAACACAAAAACTGTAGCAACCAAATCATATTGATCACACATTCAAAATTTTCAGGTAATTGACTTAGTTCGAGTCATTTGATACTGTCCTTAATAAAACCGTGAAACGCAATACACAAGAAAAATCCAGTTGCAAATAAAAGGTTATGCATGGAAAAAAACATCCGAATAAGAGACTAACAGCCACAAATCTCAACAGTACATACCTGCAATCTTTGCAATAGCGTAATAAGCAACACAAGACAGGGAATCATAAGATCAATTAAACTCTGTTCGCGACTACGTTCTGAAAGCAAATCTGAGGTAGAGTTGCACTCGCCACCTTCATCGACAAGGTAATCTGTTCAAGAAACGAATTTTAACACAAAACATGCAACATAATAGAAAAACAAGTGAACATGATGTAACATAGCATGTTAAGAGCAAAATGGAACGTGAGACAAATTGTGACATCATCGCATTAAGGCATCACATCCAAACAAAATGATAATGATATCCCAAAGAAAAAATATCAAACATTAAATCTAGATAATCAGTACATTTTCCACAAAACAAAGTCAATCAGCACGCTGCACATTTACCACGATTGAAGTTTAAATTATACCCCACAATAAGCGTCTTACCATATGTGTTAGAGGATCTCTCAAGCATGGATTTGCAGTTGATTAGAACAACATATATAAGTTTCACTGCACCCTCTTCATAAAGAGCAGCTGCAACAGCCTACaccagaaagaagaaaaaaaacataaaaaaacttaaCGATGTCAATTCATCAAAGCATATGCTGAAATAAGGTTATAATAAATACGAACCGGGTTTTCTGAAATGAAGGACAAAATCCTGAAGGTTGTTGTCAGCTGAGCTACAGAAGAATCGCGAAGAGCAACCCCATCAAATAACTTGTCTGAAACGAGTTTCCCGAGGAGATTTTCAATGACTTGAATGTCAGAACCGTTGTCGGACTCTCCAACAACATTTTCAACATCCATGGAATCAGATACTAAAACACTTGCTGAAGTAAGCTGAGCATCTCCCCCAGAAGCTAAAACAGCGGCATACCGTAGAAGTCCAATAGCTCCATTTCTGTGATAAACTACACCCGCATCGATCCATTCCAACAACCTCGTAGGAGCATCCTTCCTATTAGATCCGGGGGAAGATGAATGCAAGGCCTTGTGAAGCTCCACAGCATGTTTAATCCAACAGCGCATAGAAGATGCGGTTGAATCGGTAACAATCACTTCGAAAATCTCCGCAGCCGAGTGAAAAATCGCAAGATTTATAGGTGAAGTTTCTGGGGATGGTTGCAGTGTAATGAGTGGAGTACAGAACAATTAGCAAAATAGCTGCACAAAAAAATCAGGGAAAAGTGTAACTGCAGAGGAATTACTTACCACTATTTAACATTGCTGCCTCCACTTCATTAACCGAACGTAATGcttccatcaaaaccaaaattgcCTAACAACAGTAAATTATTAGCGGATAAGACAACCATAATAGTTTTATACTTAATATAGTGGCATAAGGGGTGAGTTTGGAATGTGGTCGTTAAAACCTTAAAGATCCAACCACCACGGTAATGATTAAACGTGTGCTTGGAACCCTCTGACACGGTAAGAAAATCACCAAGGACATGATGCCCCACACCTCTATTTCAGAATCACATCCTTTTTAGGTGCCACATATAGAGAACTAGAAACAAATAAGCCAAAAATTTACCTAACTTTAACTGTTCTATAATTTTGAACCTACAAAGTTGTTACACATGATCCAGCACCACACAACACTGTTGTAAATTCATGAATTTAAACAGCAGAaccaaaaataaaccctaattttatgttAAATAATTCCAACACAAACGGGAACAAAAAAGCAACTTCCCTATGACAGAAACAAGTTAATCGACAGCAAACTGTACCTCTGGAAAATGACCTACTGCCAATAGTGCATGTCGTCCAGAATCAGACCTGCAATTATGTCATTATACTTCATTTAATTTGATGCACTCAGTATTTGACTACGTATAAACAAAGAAACTGAATATAATTCCTACCTAGAAAGACCGCATAACTCCCACAGTACCCATAAAAGTTCCTCAGAGTGAGGAACTGATGCTAATAAACGATCAATAGCATTCACCTGCACCAAAATAAATATTCAGCACTTACCTAAATCAGCCGCAAAGAAGAACTGGCAAAATCATGCGCCAAAGTAATAAAACTCACCACCCTAAGATGCAGCTCCGCAATGATACCAACTTCCTGAGGGCGACAAAAGAAACCCTTAGATAACAGAACTGATGCATATCGAAGAGGCACACAATCTTCCGTGTTTGTTTCTTTAAGACCCTCAAGAGAAAGGATTAATGTGGCAGTGACTTCAGGCTGACTTAGAAGGAACACTAAACCTGGCAAACAAGAATAAACTGGGAACATGAACATCTGACTGATATAGAAAAATGTAAAATTTGCAGCACTTCGTTTTCAACCTAACCTGAGCGACAGTAAAGAAGCGAAAGAAGTATGGCCTCTATCAAGGAGACAATGTCCATGAATATGTCCATTGCATGCCCTTTTTCAGAACGCAACATAGTAGATGACAACAGCGCAGCTGATAAAGGAAGAAATCCCCTTTCCTGTTTCCAAAGAGATATCAAAATGAAACACCGGTGAATTTGTTAATAAATAATAGTATTACAGATTTAATAATCAGTTGACGATTATACCTTTAGAAGTGTCAGTAAATGTTGGTCAATATCCCAATTTGGAAAAGAACAATTAGAGGATGCAATCAAGTCAATTGTTGCTTTGTACGATAAAATTCCCTCAGTCTGACCGAGAATCGATGATCTACTAGCAAGAGCTGTGGGTGAAGGATCCTCAATTGGCCCCCGTGAATTTAGTAACTTCTGTCAAAGGTAGCAATGAATAAGGAAATAAAACTTGGAAAGAATGCACCAGTGAAGAGGTACTACAAAGTCGtatatgagagagagagagagacagaagAGATACTACAAACTTGGAAAGCATGTACCAGACGGAAGAAATACTACAAAGTCTTATATTAGAGAAGGAGAGCTTTCTACTAACCAATAGTTTCTTGAGCTGCAGTTTAGCACTGCTGAGCATATTCAGACTGATACATTTGGCCACCTCAACAGCAGACACATTTCCCAATAAAGATAGTACTGCAGACTGCCAAAACAGGAACTACATGTTAACCTGCCAAAGAAGCTAATGCTATGGACAGCATCCTCTACGAAAGACTGCAGCATCATACCTCATACTTCGATGCAACTTCATAGGATCGTAACCGATGGAGGATATACGTTGCGAGAGATGCAACATCGTGCTGCTGTTTTTCCAGTAACAACTTCACTATATGACTATAGCCTTCACTATAACCTGATGGGACATTCTCATCTTCACGAGGCCACCAACCCAAAAATCCTTCACACCCGATAGAATATCGAGTTGCCCGTTCAACAACTGAGAGCAGCATTAAGGTAATAGCCGTAGATTTCTTTGTTGCAGTACAGAAAACCCCCGCTAGCTGCTCCATTCCACCACTATTGACAAACTGAAAGCAACTCTCTTTTCCAGAGCATAACAACAGCTCCAAACTCAAACCTACAATCATATTTTTattctggaaaataaaatgaaagggtCAGAAATAGAACGTAAACAAATGGTATATTTTTCTTCCTTTTATTGAGGAAATGAAATAAAGCAAAATGGTACTACCAGCCACACCGGATTCACGAATCAGAAAAGTTGTCACCTGAGAAAGCGATGTGTGATCAGTCTGAAATTGCCCCTTAGAGAAAAAATAACGGCCGAGTACATCCAGTAACAGTTCAAAAGCTGGTACTGCCATTTCAGCATCAGATTCAATCATGTCACAATCTCCGGATAATTTGTTTGATACATGCCCAGATTTTTGAAGAATCGTTTTATAAAGTTCAGAAAGTTCATTTCTAGCTTGACTAAGATTAGAATTAGGTTCCTTTAAGCAATTTAAAGAGTTAATTTGTCCATTCTGGTTACAAGATAATTCCGTAAACTGCAAACTACCAGTAATATACGTAGACACCACAGATGCAACAGAAGAAACAACATTATGCACGTCATTCCCAAGACTTGATGCATCAAAGACCTTATAAATCAAGTGTATGAATTCTTTTAGTTCCAAAGTAAAATCTGGTTCAGGAACTGGTAAACATAGTGACTTTAAGGAGCATATTGACTCCTCTAAAGACAACTTAGTTGAACGCAATGCAGGAGGAAGGTCTTCAAGCTTTCCTTCTGATGATGAACAAACCAGGTTTGCCAAGGAGCTATCCAAATCAAAATCAATGTTAAACTGTCCTAGATCTTCTGCAGTATTTCCATAGACAACTAATGTCAAGCTGCGATAGGTTCCTCTTACGACCAAATGACTAGTTACTACAGCCTGCATGATTATAACAAACGGTTGAGAGCGGTAATGTACTAAGAAAAATTaagaaggcaaaaaaaaaaaaaaaacaagaaacaagaaCTAACTAAATACCTCAACTTCAAGCACATTTGAGGATGAATGCGAATACAGGAACGGCTGGCACAGACGCCTGAACCTTGGTTCCCCTTCACATTGCACGAAAACCTCCAAAGCAAATGAAGGAGGTGAAGTAGCCCTGTTAAAATAACCAAACAAACTTACTTCACTATGCTAAATCACTCTAAATTTATTACACAATCTTTTCGGAATTGAAGGACGGCTGATATTAGTTATTACTAACATAGCCCACAAAATACATATTCTTGAATGTTGAGCAAGTTTCactaaaaaaacaaagaaaaatctataattatCAGTGAAAACAAGACTTCCAGTGTATACAACAAGTGACCTAATTAGCGTACGTTTCCCACTAGAGAACAAATTTAAGGCCAAAATATACCAAAAGCAAGTATTACATACCCAACAAGTGTTATTACTGGTGAAGCTGATGATGCATTCTGTTCCAGAAACTCACACGCATTAATGACAATCGGTTCTGCAAATATTAcctgcaaaaagaaaaaatccacataacaagttatattCCCTCAAAAACTCATACGCATTAATTTTCCAATAGGGTCTATGTTCCATCAGAAGAAAGTTGAAAACCAATCAATAATTACAACAACCAAATTCCCCGTCTAATTCCACACAACGTCGTCACACACATATAAACCTCCCAAAAAACCCTAGAATACACTAAATTAATAGTTAGGAGTTATTTTTGCCAAGGTTTCTTACTATACTACGAACACACATATAAAACTGGATCTAAATGGCACcaaattaatcttcaattttattCAGAATTAAGTACCGCAAtcttcaaaacaaaaatcaacaatgCGAACAGAAATAAAAGGTTTAAGCCCTAGAGACGAGAAACATTGAAGGGAGTAATTAACACGGAGAAAAAGATAAGTTGTGAGGTTACCTCGTCAACATACTCGTCAAGTTGAGGATGAACGAAGTTCTGAGCAAATAATACAGATGGCTCTGGACGACCCATGTTTTTCTTGCTACAAGTTCATGGGCGTGGGGGATATACAGAGTGATAGAGAGAAGAAGATGACAATAAGATGCCTTCTTCTACTGCaatttcttcttatattcaaGTGTCTTCGACAAACTAGGGCTTTGGATGGAGTCTTCCCTGTCGCTGCAGCATTCCTTGTGTAATTTGCGCGCCCAAATACCCGGAAGAAATCGAGGTTACAGGATATTGACCTAGCAGAATAGACGGTTCTTTTTTGAACTTCTTGTCTTGGTATTGGTTCCTCAGGTTTACATGATCCTTCCGGGCATGGGTTTTTAAAAGAACCCTCTTATTGGGATGTAGGAGACAGAGATTTTGGGGAATTAAAATACTAAGTGGAACCCAAATGTTACAGGGGGAGATCAGATTtatcaaaagttcaaaaatacccTTACTAATTTTAACTTATTTCCGTTCTCCCCTCTCATTAATTACCTAATCTAAtcgacaaaaaagaaaaaaaaaaaacccggaaaaatcattaaaagaaaaaaacggTCGCCCCCCATTCTTCTTCTTGCCCTTCTTCTTCTCATATTCTTTCCCTAttatattttctttcttcttcttttcttcttccattcttcgttgttcaacgattaatcgtcgattctaaaaaaattcttcgtcgattaaactcattcTATAAAACCATGAAACCTAATGAAAATTTAGGTCAAGCTTCATCGAATCAACCTCCTTCTGAAGCAGAGAAACcaacttcatcaaatgaagatgaaactaaagatcaagaagaagtgaatgaaggAGATGCACCAACCGCCGCGAGTCCTGATATGACAACAATAAGATATGAATTTCAAAACCCACTCTTTATCTAAGCGTTTTGTTGATTATTctgttggttttgaaaattttaggtctgaaaaaacaGTTTTTGAAACTGCTTACGGTTGGGATTGTTTGTTTTCCCCGCCGTTTATATGTTACACGGTTGGGATATGGtagaactcccagccgtttgtAGGATTTACGGTTGGGATATCtcagaactcccagccgtaatatAGTCGATGCGTACGAGATGGAGAAATCCTATCCGCAACAAGTTGTATACGGCTAGGTTATTCCTAGCCGTATATTCTCATGTGTTCGAATTTTTTTCAGCGGTAATATTTACGTCTCGGTCTTTCTGTCCGTAACCTTGTTTCGGATGGATCGCTTATTTAGTTTCCCAGCCGTTTACTGCTTGGAGTTTCCTAGCCGTTTTTATTACGGCTAGATCGGTTACTAATCTTCTCATCCGTTATGTTTTTTGCGTTTTGGTCTATCCAATTTTCCTAGCCGTTTTGCTTGTCAAGGTTCGGTTGTGTTAAAATTTCCCAGCCATTTTTGCTTATCTACTATTGGTTTTTGGCCTTGTTTGTCTTTGAacagaggaaaagaaaagaagaagaaaagatcacaAGAAGTAACACCTCGTAATGACCCGAATCCGCAACCTCGTCACACaaaaccattgggtgcaaacGTAAGGACTGCAAGTGGAGTTGTGACTTTTGGAGAAAATGAAGGTGGAGGAGATGGAGTTGGAATTACTGAATGAACTGAAgctggaggaactgaagttggaTTTGTTGGAGAAACTGAAGTTGTTGTTACTAGAGGAACTGAGTTGGCACTTCTAGTGGTGGTGGAAATGAAGGTGTACTTGTTACCGGAGGAACTGAAGTTGGCACTTCTAGTGGTGCTGCTATTGATAAAGGTAAATCCGTAGTTAAGGAGGACAAGAATGAGGAAAATAAGAAGTATCCACCAAAAGAAACGCCAAGACAAGTAATTGACGCTATGGTGCCTTTACCTCCCAAGAGGAATGGGAGACCTTGGGGTGAGGCAAGAGATCGTTCCGTCTTGATTGGCCACGCGTCTTCATGGGCTGCTAGGGTTTGTGGcacaaaggtaataaatcaaattACATATATGTTATATTCATTTTGTTATGGATTATTAATTttacaaccaatttttttttttgtagttcccGGATAAAAGCGGTCCCtaaactaaagcaccaacaaGCAAGGTTTTGGCCGTTGGACAAGGAGCATCCAGATGTGATAGCTTTAGTAAAATCTTCGGGGTTATGGTCTGGAATAGAGGCTTTGCATAAAACATATGATGTTGTGACAGTTTGTGGTTTTAGAGAAAGATTTTGGACATAAACAAGGACTTTTCACCTCCCATTCGGCGAGATGACTATCACTCCGGATGACGTAAAGCAAATCACTGGTTTATCTTTGGAAGAAAAGGCTGTGTTTGAGAGTTTCAACAATTCTATGATGATCTTTGTGCCTTGGCGAAGAACTGTCTTGGGTGGGGTAAAGATGAAGCAGAATAAGAGTTTGAGATAGGGTATGGAACACCGCCTAGAGCTAAAAGGAAATTGAGTGCACCGGGCGAAATAAGTGAAGCAATTAATAATTCAATGAAGATTAATTTGGTTACGTCTTAAGGAAAAGTTTGGGGATTCTGATACCAAGACTAGGAGTGGATTGGTGGTGATGGATGCATAAAGAGCTAGACATACGGCTATAGCTTACTTGTTGCGTTCTCTTGGGAACGTCTTTTCcccgatttctcaggaaataaggtaaatgATTGTTATTTGCAGTGGTTGAAGACTCTCAGTCTTGATCCCCAAACAAACGAGGTACCTATGTACTCATGGGCCACCGCCCTCCTTGTTGATGTGTTGGACTGTCTTTGCAAAGCTTCTAGATGGAACAAAACACAAATTACGGGATGTGTTGCTCTTATCTGGGTATCATTTTGTTTTAATATAACAaatgtttatttatttcttttatatattgaCGTACTCATGTCTtattaagaataaaaaaaaattcgaCGTAGTCATGGGCTTACGACCATTTTAAAAGCTTGAGGCATACTCGTACTCGGGATACAAAATGGCCTCTAGAAAAACCCGCAGGAGGAAGATACCCTTTTGGAGGGACCCAACACAAGGCTAAAGAGACGGAAATGAAGGAGATGAGGAAAAAGTTGGATGCTTTGACAATCGAAGATGTGGcttttgatccatatttgaagcttgatgaggatggagaagatgaagttgGTGATAGAGTATTTTCCGATGTGGCGACCTATACGGGACCTTTGTTTCATGCAACTGGGTTCGTCATCTTAGATCCTCGTAGAACGCTCCGCCAAATCAGTATTGTCCAGAAAATTGTACCTGAAGAAACTCCTTTTAAACTGAGCATAACCACCTCCCAATTTAAGGACAAAGATGTCAAATTGTACTATGAAAATGCACCGTCGGCCGAGCATTGGAATACTCATTCCTAAGAAGTAAACCAAATGAGTACAAGACTCCTTGAAGCTTCTCATGGGACTTCAGAAGCGGATGCGAATTACATGGAATGGTATCGAGAGTGGGCTCATCCTTATGTGGAAAATTTGGATCCGGAGGCGTAGAGACATTTCAAGAATGCAGAGAAAAAGATTTCAAAATCAAAAGCAtcaatgaatgaagaagatgattgggagaagatggtggtacgcacactactaattatgtttgtttatgttgttgttttttaattaTCTATGAATAATTAGAGTATGCGTGTTTGATATGAAAAAATAGGTCAAACGAGTTAATTGGGTGGCCAACGACATCACCCGTATGATTAATTTGGGTGAGGAGTTAACGGTAGCTGAACTAAGATTAATGCGTAATCGAGTTAGAGGCATAATTATCCCTGAGAAAGGAGGTTTATATCCTGATGAAGCGGAACGACCAAGGAGAACTAAAAGCGCTAGGTCTCCTTCTTCCAGCGAAGACTCGTACACTCCCCCTGTGAGTGTTACGGTCAGGAAATACCCAGCCGTGTATTGCACTGGAGACACAAAAATTAAATGAGTCTTGGTTACGGCTACATTTCCGCGCCGTGTATCTTTTCGGCGGTTAGAACTCCTATCCGCAATTCTGACATAAATTCGATATTTGAAGTTCCTGGCTGTAAATACCTTTACAGTGGGGATTTCCTAGCTGTATGTTACTCtgataacccaaaaaaaaaatgactcCTTGTTGCGGCTATATATCCAGGCCGTAATTCTGACAAAAATTAACAACTATTATTTACGACCCGAAATACCTAGCCGTAAATCTGACACACCATAAATCCTGCAGGTTTATACAGAATTACGACTGGGTCTACCTTGCGTTTTCCTGGCCGTAAATTCCTATAATTTTGAATACCACATCATaccggctagttttttgaattttggaaaaTAGATCCATTTGAAGACTGATCTATAGAAGGTTCTAGTTGTTCAACCACTTATTTAGACATGAAATAACTCTACCTCTatataaccacccattccaaatcaaaatcacaccttctacacTAATAACCTCTACTAAAACTCCTACGaactcaatgcaatgtactcaaagAATAAACCCGACTTTACTTTGGATGAAAACTTATTTCTTTGCCAAAATTTTGTGATATGCTatccaaagaaggaagaagaacgaaagaatggtggtgtaccaagtcaatcttattggaaaaagatttttgaaaatttttgtagTCAAACAGGCAACACTAACAACTGCGATGGgattgaattgtatcttcgattcTCAAACATACACAAAAAAGTGGAAGAGTATATGGCTTTACTtcgtatgtgcaagcaacttcgacttagaggtgagacaGATGAAGAATTCGTAGCTCAAGCTAACaaggaatggagaaaatggaaaggttataatttcaactttgaagctcaaatgaccatcatcaaagatttcttgatacatcggaagggatgttattaaaaccaactttgtaatggcgata
This portion of the Papaver somniferum cultivar HN1 chromosome 11, ASM357369v1, whole genome shotgun sequence genome encodes:
- the LOC113322590 gene encoding uncharacterized protein LOC113322590 isoform X2, with protein sequence MGRPEPSVLFAQNFVHPQLDEYVDEVIFAEPIVINACEFLEQNASSASPVITLVGATSPPSFALEVFVQCEGEPRFRRLCQPFLYSHSSSNVLEVEAVVTSHLVVRGTYRSLTLVVYGNTAEDLGQFNIDFDLDSSLANLVCSSSEGKLEDLPPALRSTKLSLEESICSLKSLCLPVPEPDFTLELKEFIHLIYKVFDASSLGNDVHNVVSSVASVVSTYITGSLQFTELSCNQNGQINSLNCLKEPNSNLSQARNELSELYKTILQKSGHVSNKLSGDCDMIESDAEMAVPAFELLLDVLGRYFFSKGQFQTDHTSLSQNKNMIVGLSLELLLCSGKESCFQFVNSGGMEQLAGVFCTATKKSTAITLMLLSVVERATRYSIGCEGFLGWWPREDENVPSGYSEGYSHIVKLLLEKQQHDVASLATYILHRLRSYEVASKYESAVLSLLGNVSAVEVAKCISLNMLSSAKLQLKKLLKLLNSRGPIEDPSPTALASRSSILGQTEGILSYKATIDLIASSNCSFPNWDIDQHLLTLLKERGFLPLSAALLSSTMLRSEKGHAMDIFMDIVSLIEAILLSLLYCRSGLVFLLSQPEVTATLILSLEGLKETNTEDCVPLRYASVLLSKGFFCRPQEVGIIAELHLRVVNAIDRLLASVPHSEELLWVLWELCGLSRSDSGRHALLAVGHFPEAILVLMEALRSVNEVEAAMLNSETSPINLAIFHSAAEIFEVIVTDSTASSMRCWIKHAVELHKALHSSSPGSNRKDAPTRLLEWIDAGVVYHRNGAIGLLRYAAVLASGGDAQLTSASVLVSDSMDVENVVGESDNGSDIQVIENLLGKLVSDKLFDGVALRDSSVAQLTTTFRILSFISENPAVAAALYEEGAVKLIYVVLINCKSMLERSSNTYGGECNSTSDLLSERSREQSLIDLMIPCLVLLITLLQRLQDVKEQHRNTKLMNALLRLHREVSPKLAACAADLSSPYPGSALGLGVVSHLLVSALACWPVFGWTPGLFHCLLDSVQAASLLALGPKEACSLLCLLGDLFPEEGIWLWRDGMPSLSALRTLSIGTILGRQKEKQVDWYLQPGHVATLLGRLTPLLEKIAQIILHFASTALVVIQDMLRVFIVRIACQKAESAVFLLRPIILWIEDHVSESTPLSDTDVFKVYRLLDFIASLLEHPRTKALLLKEGLVGLLLKALKRCVNASICEGKMFKDTRISAELGFTLLGWCLPVFKAFTLIFASQVSMQHSAKYDKFEKLSTEDCSLILNDVLKLCQVLPVGKELLGCLVVFKGLAACVEGKNAFASVADHSSFEQDEPERGHEPDENGSSLYGFDWKRHPPLLYCCRNLLRSIDGEDSLSAYATEALSALSLGALSFCMEGKSLNLERISVLKSLFGLPLDSDGVGHLPEDKVEDAFELVALLDSKVNEAESFATSNMKTILSQVKETTKSLLMLLEKPTGSIKVDDPTFNEGFPFKSNDVLDASKFVLPHYLFPSLTMRAIINDDSRESLSWARKLDGYAEKADDYSSLGGLVDKFMWECPDSSDRLGTSALPQKRKMTSMEVPNRRSRGDNPGVDLTRGLGLPAASSGPTRRDAFRQRKPNTSRPPSMHVDDYVARERNVDGVSTGSNVVSSVQRGGTTGGRAPSIHVDEFMARQRERQPPVAMAAGETAPLVRNTPPESESGPEKLDRPQHLKADLDDDLNGINIVFDEEESESDDKLPFPQPDENLHAAPVMIEGGSPHSIVEETESDINVSTHVSNLGTPSASNVDENNASEFSSKRSLSRPEKPLSREASVTSEKKYPEKPYFGEQSDDSKNVTPLTTFCAFEAATNPPGFPIPFYNKSSSSPLHVVGDSRVPSSIYQRDNSQQASNAHLASGSKGRYERKPLLNQPPLPPMPPPQSVSSVISQKAETVPSHSSPYGHPMRDAQPPLPTGYPLQAFDVNGTSTVRSFYGREDNNYNSQVQMDYLSSYPHGPATAVHPMLDPKYSWVSASPGNRLNDDTNSSAAGSARPPQPPLPPTPPPVSASFAQTSMKNYTNQSSVYGHSSAGMTQPPSTDARLGTFTQPGGGLSSYPPSLIPPLLVSRSPTIPGTVYSGPTQHQGQNQPSSNSMQSMQPRLQLQPLQPPQPPHPHPHPPQHLRPPIQVSHLQSDQGMSMLQNPIQVQAQPFQNQQQPHISPLQVYYQSQPPEHLAQPQLQQQAELTQAQALYQQGESSQQQQQQDLPMSLQEILGSPEAIQSLLSDREKLCQILEQNPKLMQMLQDRL